The following coding sequences lie in one Desmodus rotundus isolate HL8 chromosome 1, HLdesRot8A.1, whole genome shotgun sequence genomic window:
- the C1H16orf92 gene encoding fertilization-influencing membrane protein: protein MNLWQWARVWVWLVGLGAIETAPSPESAKTLPLGAESPLFMDRPDFFDYPDSDQARLLALAQFIGEKPVIFVNSDSNSSFFHHILAGSLIVAFFFLLFQFCTHMSFQKGA from the exons ATGAATCTGTGGCAGTGGGCGAGGGTGTGGGTGTGGCTGGTTGGTCTGGGGGCCATAGAAACAG CACCCAGCCCAGAGAGTGCCAAGACGCTGCCCCTGGGAGCAGAGTCTCCGCTCTTCATGGACAGACCTGACTTCTTTGATTATCCAGACTCAGACCAAGCCAGGCTCCTGGCTCTGGCCCAGTTTATTGGAGAGAAACCTGTCATCTTTGTTAACTCAG ATTCCAACTCCAGCTTCTTCCATCATATCCTGGCGGGCTCTCTGATAGTggccttcttcttcctccttttccagtTCTGCACACACAT GAGCTTCCAGAAAGGGGCCTAA
- the TLCD3B gene encoding ceramide synthase, producing MLTPMVAGGVVFPGLFLLSKNTLQRLPQLRWEEADAVIVSARLVSSVQAVMASTAGYIVSTSCKHIIDDQHWLSSAYTQFAVPYFIYDIYAMFLCHWHKHQVKGHGGDEGGARAPDSTWAVARGYLHKEFLMVLHHAVMVLVCFPLSVVWRQGKGDFFLGCLLMAEVSTPFVCLGKILIQYKQQHTLLHKVNGALMLLSFLCCRVLLFPYLYWAYGRHAGLPLLAVPLAIPAHVNLGAALLLAPQLYWFFLICRGACRLFRPRSSPPPSPSQTQD from the exons ATGCTGACCCCAATGGTGGCTGGGGGGGTGGTGTTCCCCGgactcttcctcctctccaagaACACACTCCAGCGGTTGCCCCAGCTGCGCTGGGAGGAGGCCGACGCGGTCATTGTTTCAGCCAG GCTAGTGTCTTCTGTCCAAGCTGTCATGGCCTCCACAGCTGGCTACATCGTCTCCACCTCCTGCAAGCACATCATTGATGACCA ACACTGGCTTTCCTCTGCCTACACACAGTTTGCAGTGCCCTACTTCATCTATGACATCTAcgccatgtttctctgtcactgGCACAAGCACCAGGTCAAGGGGCACGGAGGGGACGAAggaggggccagggccccagACAGCACCTGGGCTGTGGCGCGCGGCTACCTGCACAAGGAGTTCCTCATGGTGCTCCACCACGCAGTCATGGTGCTGGTGTGCTTCCCGCTGTCGGTG GTGTGGCGGCAGGGGAAGGGAGATTTCTTTCTAGGCTGCTTGCTGATGGCAGAGGTCAGCACACCCTTCGTCTGCCTTGGCAAGATCCTTATCCAG TACAAGCAGCAGCACACTCTGCTGCACAAGGTGAACGGGGCCCTGATGCTGCTCAGCTTCCTCTGCTGCCGGGTGCTGCTCTTCCCCTACCTGTACTGGGCCTACGGGCGGCACGCCGGCCTGCCGCTGCTCGCCGTGCCCCTCGCGATTCCGGCCCACGTCAACCTGGGCGCCGCGCTGCTGCTCGCTCCCCAGCTCTACTGGTTCTTCCTCATCTGCCGTGGGGCCTGCCGCCTCTTTCGGCCCCGGAGCTCCCCGCCGCCCTCTCCCAGTCAGACCCAGGActga